In Beijerinckiaceae bacterium, the sequence ACGGAATTGAGCGCCATGCCGTCCTTCTGATTGGAAAGATATCCAAGTTCCAAGAGCACCGAAGGGACGTCGGGCGCCTTTAGAACGCGGAATCCGGCGGAGCGCTGTGGGTTCTTGTTGAGCCGAGCCGCGACACGCCAATAATTCACCAAGGTATGCGCAAAGAAATGGCTGTAGGCGCGGGTTTCCCGCCGCGTCAAATCGAATAAAATATCGGATACCCCGGCGGACTCCTCGGTCTTGTCCAAGCCGGCCACGGCGTCGGATTCGTTTTCTTTCTCGGCGACGCGGGCGGCTTCCGCGTCCGAGGCGCGGTCGGAGACTGTATAAACGGTCGCGCCTGCGACATCCGCCTCCGACAATGTATCGGCGTGGATCGACAGGAAGAGTGCGGCGTTGCGTTCGCGGGCCATTTTGACGCGTTCGGAGAGCGTTACAAAACTGTCGCCGTCACGGGTCAAGACGACGGTCACATGGCCGTCGGCTTCGAGCTTCGCCGCAAGCGATTTTGCGAAATCGAACACCAGCTCCTTTTCCACCAAACCTTTGACTCTGGCGCCGCGGTCGATGCCGCCATGGCCCGGATCGATCACGATGACCGGCTTTGCCGACGCCGGTTCAGAATTTGGGGTCGCATTGCTTTGAGCCAGTGCCGCCAATTTTGCTCGCGCATCTTGGACGGCGTTCCGGAAATTCGCTCGGTCGGTTTTCGCCAGCTCGATGACGAGGCGGGAATGGTCGTCCGTCTGGCTTTTTTCGCAGGACGCCCGGACCACCAGCGCAGGGGCGCTAAGATCAATGACGATGCGGGACTTCCCCGGGGCAAGCTGCCCGAAGCGGAAAGAGGCGACGAGATCAGCTCGCCGCGGCGAGGAGTTTGCCGGCTTACCCATGTCGGGATCGATCGCAAAATCGATCTGGGGAAGATCAATGATGACCCGATCGGGATTGGCGAGAACAAAAGCCTCTGCCTTCGCTTCCGCCGTAAGATCGAAAACGAGCTTGGCCTTGTCCGCGCCTTGGTCGATCCTCGCCGCCCCAGCCACCGGGTGCTTTTGTTCGCTTTCTGCGGAGGCGGATGCCAGAGCCAGCGTCAGCGAAGCGGCGGCAAGGGCCGTTTTCCCGAGGACGACCCAAAGGCCCTTCGGAATGGCCGCTTTGCGAAAAAAACCGCGCTCCGCTGACATGGATATTTACCTTCGTACCCTTGAGCCGCCGCCGAACCGCCCGAGATCGCGGATTTCCCCTGCAGAGACATGTTGATGACGCTTGAACGCTGCTGTCTGTCTTTGGATCAACGAAGTTAACAAGATATGATTATGTCAGGAATTCACCCCAAACGCTGCCGCATCCCGGACACAGTTTCAGGCAAAACTTGCCAAATGGCTCA encodes:
- a CDS encoding N-acetylmuramoyl-L-alanine amidase encodes the protein MSAERGFFRKAAIPKGLWVVLGKTALAAASLTLALASASAESEQKHPVAGAARIDQGADKAKLVFDLTAEAKAEAFVLANPDRVIIDLPQIDFAIDPDMGKPANSSPRRADLVASFRFGQLAPGKSRIVIDLSAPALVVRASCEKSQTDDHSRLVIELAKTDRANFRNAVQDARAKLAALAQSNATPNSEPASAKPVIVIDPGHGGIDRGARVKGLVEKELVFDFAKSLAAKLEADGHVTVVLTRDGDSFVTLSERVKMARERNAALFLSIHADTLSEADVAGATVYTVSDRASDAEAARVAEKENESDAVAGLDKTEESAGVSDILFDLTRRETRAYSHFFAHTLVNYWRVAARLNKNPQRSAGFRVLKAPDVPSVLLELGYLSNQKDGMALNSVEWREKTSAKVAEAVKAFFSARETGTSVTKANSDQAQAAKIPDGQTLH